A single Kribbella aluminosa DNA region contains:
- a CDS encoding ABC transporter permease — MRADAPPVVAVDKSQDAASPSGVRAWLSRHPLAAYAIRRFGLYLVELWGALTIAFFFFRLMPGDPIQTLIQTLQQNYVYNAQASTELIARYKHEFGLDGNLLTQYFKYMEKLILHGDLGPSLINYPTPAQTVILRSLPWTIGLLGISAVLAWILGMIIGAIAGWRRGKLGSAIATNLSIALSHVPYFFVALILVYVFAYSMGLLPARSAYDSNINPGISLAFIGSVLKYGLLPGLSIVIIGTFSWILSTRMLMIPILGEDYLVYAEAKGLKGSRILTRYALRNCYLPQITAFGISLGFIFNGNVLVEQLFNYPGLGTTLVTAIQQLDFNTILGVTDIAIFSVLTAVLLLDLLLPLLDPRVKYWK, encoded by the coding sequence CCAGGACGCCGCGTCCCCGTCCGGGGTGCGGGCCTGGCTGTCGCGGCATCCGCTGGCGGCGTACGCGATCCGCAGGTTCGGGCTCTATCTGGTGGAGCTGTGGGGCGCGCTGACCATCGCGTTCTTCTTCTTCCGCCTGATGCCTGGTGACCCGATCCAGACGCTGATCCAGACGCTGCAACAGAACTACGTCTACAACGCGCAGGCCAGTACCGAGCTGATCGCCCGGTACAAGCACGAGTTCGGGCTCGACGGGAACCTGCTGACCCAGTACTTCAAGTACATGGAGAAGCTGATCCTGCACGGCGACCTCGGGCCGAGCCTGATCAACTACCCGACGCCGGCGCAGACCGTGATCCTGCGGTCGTTGCCCTGGACAATCGGTCTGCTCGGCATCTCCGCCGTCCTGGCCTGGATCCTCGGCATGATCATCGGCGCGATCGCCGGCTGGCGGCGCGGCAAGCTCGGCTCCGCGATCGCCACCAACCTGTCGATCGCGCTGTCGCACGTGCCGTACTTCTTCGTCGCGCTGATCCTGGTGTACGTCTTCGCGTACTCGATGGGCCTGTTGCCTGCGAGATCGGCGTACGACTCGAACATCAATCCGGGGATCAGTCTGGCGTTCATCGGCAGTGTGCTGAAGTACGGGCTGCTCCCGGGGTTGTCGATCGTGATCATCGGGACGTTCAGCTGGATCCTGTCCACCCGGATGCTGATGATCCCCATTCTCGGCGAGGACTACCTGGTGTACGCCGAGGCGAAGGGCCTGAAGGGTTCCCGGATCCTGACCCGGTACGCGCTGCGGAACTGCTACCTGCCGCAGATCACCGCGTTCGGCATCTCGCTGGGCTTCATCTTCAACGGGAACGTGCTGGTCGAGCAGCTGTTCAACTACCCGGGTCTCGGGACCACGCTGGTGACCGCGATCCAGCAGCTCGACTTCAACACGATCCTCGGGGTCACCGACATCGCGATCTTCTCGGTGCTGACCGCCGTCCTGCTCCTCGACCTCCTG